GACGAGCTCACCAGGGCTCCGACGGACATTGTGCTTGGTGACTGTGTGGCAGCGAGGTATGTATTTATGGCTGGATCTATCGGCATGGACTTGGACACTTGAGGGGGTTCTGAAATAGTGGGAATTTGTGTGTCTCGTTCCCATTGTGATGAGCTCTCCATCTGTGCCTCAAGCTCACTGTGAGATCGAGTGTTAGTTGTGCCTCCAGAAGAGCCCCATTCCGGGATGAGACTTACTGTCTTGCCATGTGCCGGGTTAATAAGTCTGACCGGTGAAACTCCTTTTTGCAGTTCTGATGAGGGCAGCGGTATAAAGCTTCAGGTTTGTGGTTTAATTCATGCCGTCTATAAGATGGTAAGTAAGTCTTCCGTGATACAATTGAGAAGCTATGCTACCTTCTATGTTCCGCTCTTGTAAACACCTAAGCCATGTTAGTAGATGTCCCTGACACAGATGGTGTCCAGGACCAACCTTGTTGCATCCGGGGAATTCGCAAGCATGTACACgcttgcccttcttggcTTTGCTGATACGATGAGTGGTAGGTGTGTAAGTGATAGGAAGAGGAATCTCTGATGCTGCATTGCTCCGACGCATGGTCACAGTGGtttttttcttggctgcGGAGGACAATGATTTTTTAGAGGCAGAACCTCGTGGTTGATAAGCAGTTGCTGCGGAAGATGTGCGTGAGGTGTGGGTGAACGTGGATAGATGGAC
The Aspergillus fumigatus Af293 chromosome 4, whole genome shotgun sequence DNA segment above includes these coding regions:
- a CDS encoding C2H2-type zinc finger protein, translated to MLRSAYSNSEAISCSQSPVHLSTFTHTSRTSSAATAYQPRGSASKKSLSSAAKKKTTVTMRRSNAASEIPLPITYTPTTHRISKAKKGKRVHACEFPGCNKVFTRAEHRRRHELNHKPEALYRCPHQNCKKEFHRSDLLTRHMARHELEAQMESSSQWERDTQIPTISEPPQVSKSMPIDPAINTYLAATQSPSTMSVGALVSSSMHPSLTSNCSLMWNSMDIHPAPQVPMYGSHQIFESVEDTRFYATPETCPSPASDGTSLSLPPHSRSSLSSTPATIVDSYPSSIIDSDLTSSPVPMHSTLRGWDPAEANLSSMVPMSLNGSLLSPPITCQYPSPSWPSSHHIAYDDLHHPQTVPFQTVPWKSWTL